In Roseomonas fluvialis, one genomic interval encodes:
- a CDS encoding GNAT family N-acetyltransferase, whose amino-acid sequence MSAAMQALKSTRLITTERLMLIPPGRENLPDLIRLKADERVFGWMLHGVRSEQRTREELEDDIDFWEVRGYGTWCVFERATGDFLGICGLMERPDGRGVALRYALWPECRGKGYAREAARAALAFGHRAGLPRIIAVAREENEASRAVMADIGMTPAGDYRYQGHRMLVFESRG is encoded by the coding sequence ATGAGCGCAGCCATGCAGGCGCTGAAGTCCACGCGGCTGATCACGACCGAGCGGCTGATGCTGATCCCGCCCGGGCGCGAGAACCTGCCCGACCTGATCCGCCTCAAGGCCGACGAGCGTGTCTTCGGCTGGATGCTGCATGGCGTGCGCAGCGAACAGCGCACGCGCGAGGAACTGGAGGACGACATCGACTTCTGGGAGGTGCGCGGCTACGGCACCTGGTGCGTCTTCGAGCGCGCGACGGGCGATTTCCTGGGCATCTGCGGCCTGATGGAACGCCCGGACGGGCGCGGTGTCGCGCTGCGCTACGCGCTGTGGCCGGAATGCCGCGGGAAGGGTTATGCGCGGGAGGCGGCGCGGGCCGCGCTCGCCTTCGGGCACCGCGCGGGCCTGCCGCGCATCATCGCGGTGGCGCGCGAGGAGAACGAGGCCTCGCGCGCGGTGATGGCCGACATCGGCATGACGCCGGCGGGCGACTACCGCTACCAGGGCCACCGCATGCTGGTGTTCGAAAGCCGCGGCTGA